From the genome of Anaerolineae bacterium:
ACAGATTGGCCATACGGACAGAGTACAGCGTAGCGCCAAATGCCACCGGCAAAACCAGCAAAGGTGCCAGCAGGAACAATGGATTGGTGGGCGCAATATTGGTCACAAACAGGCCCAGAATGAGCAGCGCCAGTGTACCAAAGAAGGCATACTGGGCCAGCCGGCGATTGCGGCGAACTTTTTTCTGATTGATGATGACGCGCATGAAGGCTCCTTATCGTAACCATCGTGATTGTACAGCTACCTACACTCCTGGGGCAGCTGACCGTAAGGTACGGTGGGGGATGTTGTACCATAGAGCATGGCGCTCCTGCAACGACGTTAGGCATATGACAGGGTGGTGGCTATAATCGGACGCGTCCGGTGAGTCAGTCAGCCAAGAATGAGAGGCGATTCTTCATGGAGCTTATCGCAACACTTGTTGTACTGTTGCTGGTTCTGGCGGCCTACTGGTCGCTGGTGATTCTGCCCAGGCAACAGGAGTTCAAGAAGCATCAATACTTTGTTCGTCAGATGAAGCCCGGTGACAAGGTGATCACGTATGGCGGCCTGATCGCCACCATCGTTGACTTA
Proteins encoded in this window:
- the yajC gene encoding preprotein translocase subunit YajC, whose product is MELIATLVVLLLVLAAYWSLVILPRQQEFKKHQYFVRQMKPGDKVITYGGLIATIVDLQPDLGEATIRLADGVEVRIITAALTQPYDPAILAHNARIGIKEEAGSGKDQSSR